The genomic DNA CATAtagtacatgtacatacatgggTACATTTTACAGCCTGTTTTGGGCctataaaaattgtgtaaGCGTCCAGAAGGGAATTCTCGTGTTTTTGGTTGACATTTCCACAGAAGGTTCTTTGCAGAAGCAAAGCAAGAAAGTGTCTGTCTGCTTTCATAAGCAATTAAGCGTTGGATTATAAAGTCTGCATAATACATCCATCAGATGTGGCTGCTTTCCATAGTAATTTATACACATTAAGTAGTAGGTAATGTTACTCCGACTGTGATTATGTATTCAGAACCCATAAACTTGAACTTTGGCTCCGCTGGAACGCTGCTAACAACTTTCCAATCATACAAAACTTCCGGCTCTTGGCAGCCTGCCAAGCCCTGAAGCCCTGAAGCCATAAAAGCTTATATCCGGTCTAGGGTCCGCACTCAAGGATAGCATGTGGCGACCACGGACAAGCAACTAATAAGGCTACTTGAAATATACTTTGTCTACTTCCCAACAGAACCAGCAGCCAAGAGTTTCTGGAGGCAAAGGACAATAATGCCAATAAGAAGGGattgtgtcgctgctgctcctcattgTGCATGCCCTGTCGCCGCTCTCgatgctcccgctgctgctttAGACGCGAACGGAACACCTCAGCCGAGGACCAGCCTGTGCTATGGAGTGCAAACAGTAGTGCCACAACCGCCACCAATGTCCAAGTGATTGATGAGACCAAGCCGCAGAAGAAAAAGTTGACGGACTGGCTCAAGTCGAGCTGCTGCCGAAGCTGCCGGAAGAAGCCACCGCCCGGGGACACAGACAAGCCAGAGCCGCCGAGCGTGAAGCAGGAGACCAGCATGAATACGGGACCAAAACGTGGAGGCAAATGTGGCCTCTGTTTGAGCAAATTTTTCTGCTGTCGCTCAGTGAACAAAGTGGACGATACGGGCAATGAAACCGAGCTGAAGAAGTGCTGCTTCTGCATACCATATCGGAGGAATCGCAGCAAGGCGAAGGGTAGCTCCGTTTCCTGGAGGGATCAAGATCCAGAGCTTGGCATCAAGCCCACTGACACATCAGTTCTGGAAGGTGCCTCCGAGGCCTCAACGACATCGGCAGCTGCGGATGCTACGGCTCCAATGGCAAAAGAGTAAGTCTGCCAGACTATCCATACTTCTATTCCTGATGACATTTTCATTGAAGGGGTTGCTGCAAGCGTTTCTGGCTAATGATGCTCTGCTGTCGCAAGAAGCCGCGTCGTGAATCGAATGCTCGCCGACAGAGCATCAGAGCCCCGCCGCCCAGTGAGGCAAGTGGATGATACTCTCTCTTTGATTACAACACTATAATTCCATTTTCCGCAAGTAGGACACTCGCCGGAAGCTGCATAACGACCTCGTCGAGCATGCATCCAAGATGAAGGGAGCCATTCCTGTGCTGCCGCTGTACTTGGCTTGGTTCTGTGCCTTCTGCAATGTCGTCTTTCCAGGCTTAGGTGGGTTTTCAACGACTGCATCTTTCCGTATGTGAATTCTAAGGTCTCCCAATATTTAGGTACGCTGCTGTCGGGGCTcctttgcttgtgtgtgggcATTCCGCGGTTCTCGCAGTACGACAGCGCACGGGCTCGGATCGGATCGTTCATAATCAACATTATTGTGGCAGTGTCGCAGTTCTGTTGTGTACTCTTCTGCTTcgtgggctggggctggtccATTTGGTGGGGTACTATTATGCTGAAATGTGCAAGTAAGTGGACAACAATTCGCTGGCCAACCTTTTGAGAAAATACTAAGCCAACAACTAACCCCCAATTGCAGAGAAACTTAGCAAGATCAAAAAGGTGGAACGGCTGGAATTGGAGGAGGAACAACGACAGGCCAAGCTGGCGGCCACTGCGGCTGGAGAGACTGAGCCGGCAAAGACATAGTAATCCAGTCCACCAGGACACATTCAAGGGACgtgattttttttatacaattgTGTACATACCTTTGTACAAAACTGTAGACGTGCACTTCCAAATGTACTTCCATGATAAGTAAAGTGGAACAATGCTTCCTTTGAACAGAAATTAACTgcataa from Drosophila subobscura isolate 14011-0131.10 chromosome E, UCBerk_Dsub_1.0, whole genome shotgun sequence includes the following:
- the LOC117889997 gene encoding protein stum isoform X2, with the translated sequence MLNETSKNSVIYTVDLTQDSFIDGDKYFFRTSSQEFLEAKDNNANKKGLCRCCSSLCMPCRRSRCSRCCFRRERNTSAEDQPVLWSANSSATTATNVQVIDETKPQKKKLTDWLKSSCCRSCRKKPPPGDTDKPEPPSVKQETSMNTGPKRGGKCGLCLSKFFCCRSVNKVDDTGNETELKKCCFCIPYRRNRSKAKGSSVSWRDQDPELGIKPTDTSVLEGASEASTTSAAADATAPMAKEGCCKRFWLMMLCCRKKPRRESNARRQSIRAPPPSEDTRRKLHNDLVEHASKMKGAIPVLPLYLAWFCAFCNVVFPGLGTLLSGLLCLCVGIPRFSQYDSARARIGSFIINIIVAVSQFCCVLFCFVGWGWSIWWGTIMLKCAKKLSKIKKVERLELEEEQRQAKLAATAAGETEPAKT